The following coding sequences are from one bacterium SCSIO 12741 window:
- the pdeM gene encoding ligase-associated DNA damage response endonuclease PdeM — MYLRAEVAGESLDLLPDKAVFWPDQKALLIADPHFGKAEHFNRAGIQVPKGVKYQNWQRLFRVLHLPDLEEVIFMGDLFHSDFNNEWKDFEHIMAHFPHITFHLVLGNHDIFPEEIYHRSGLVLHESMKRGPFHFTHEPEPGGEGYNLAGHIHPAVRLKGAGRQSLRLPCFFFGRDHGILPAFGTFTGTYTLKPKKGDRFYAIADNEVINLS; from the coding sequence ATGTACTTGCGTGCCGAAGTGGCTGGAGAGTCCCTCGACCTGTTGCCGGATAAGGCTGTTTTTTGGCCCGATCAGAAAGCCCTGTTAATTGCCGATCCACATTTTGGGAAGGCCGAGCATTTTAACCGGGCGGGTATTCAAGTGCCCAAGGGAGTGAAATATCAAAATTGGCAACGCCTGTTTCGCGTACTCCATTTGCCCGATTTGGAAGAAGTCATCTTTATGGGCGATCTGTTTCATTCCGATTTCAACAACGAATGGAAGGATTTTGAGCATATAATGGCCCATTTCCCGCATATCACCTTTCATTTGGTACTGGGTAACCATGATATCTTTCCAGAAGAGATTTACCACCGTTCTGGCCTCGTGTTGCACGAATCGATGAAACGAGGTCCCTTTCATTTTACCCATGAACCCGAACCTGGTGGAGAAGGGTACAATCTGGCTGGGCACATTCATCCGGCGGTTCGTCTCAAGGGAGCTGGACGACAGAGTTTGCGACTGCCATGTTTCTTTTTTGGGCGCGACCATGGCATATTACCCGCCTTTGGAACCTTCACCGGTACCTATACGCTTAAGCCCAAGAAAGGAGATCGGTTTTATGCCATTGCCGATAATGAGGTGATCAATCTCTCTTAA
- a CDS encoding hydrolase, whose product MVIAIDFDGTIVEDRYPEIGEPKIFAFETLNEMIKARHQLILWTRREGQLLEDAVEFCRENGIEFYSVNHSYPGEDFNEDDGSRKLNCELFISQKNVGGLPGWGEVWQEIKRMEDPNGIYGNEDAKPQSSGFWGLVKNLMGK is encoded by the coding sequence TTGGTTATTGCCATCGACTTTGACGGAACCATTGTAGAAGACAGGTACCCTGAAATAGGGGAGCCCAAGATTTTTGCCTTTGAAACCCTTAATGAAATGATTAAGGCGAGGCATCAATTGATCTTGTGGACCCGTAGGGAAGGGCAGCTACTCGAAGATGCGGTAGAATTTTGCCGCGAAAATGGCATTGAATTTTATTCGGTTAACCACAGTTATCCGGGTGAAGACTTCAACGAAGACGATGGTAGCCGAAAGCTTAATTGCGAACTGTTCATCAGCCAAAAAAATGTGGGCGGATTGCCCGGGTGGGGCGAAGTTTGGCAAGAAATCAAACGGATGGAAGATCCCAATGGCATTTATGGTAATGAGGATGCCAAACCCCAGAGTTCAGGTTTTTGGGGTCTGGTAAAAAACTTAATGGGCAAATGA
- a CDS encoding hydrolase, with translation MIIAVDFDGTIVEHQYPKIGKPIPDAIEVMKKLQQAGHKLILWTYRYGDTLEDAVEYCRQNGVDFYAVNASKPGESWKPGMSRLIEADLFIDDRNVFGLKPWSEIEQELLS, from the coding sequence ATGATTATTGCGGTAGACTTTGATGGCACCATTGTGGAGCACCAGTATCCTAAAATTGGGAAACCTATACCCGATGCCATCGAGGTGATGAAAAAGCTGCAACAAGCGGGGCATAAGCTCATTCTTTGGACCTACCGTTATGGGGATACCCTGGAAGATGCCGTGGAATACTGCCGACAAAATGGGGTAGATTTTTATGCGGTTAATGCCTCCAAACCGGGAGAATCCTGGAAGCCTGGAATGTCCAGATTAATCGAAGCCGATCTTTTTATTGACGACCGAAATGTATTTGGTTTAAAGCCTTGGAGTGAGATTGAACAGGAACTTCTTTCGTGA
- a CDS encoding 2,3-diphosphoglycerate-dependent phosphoglycerate mutase, which produces MPQLVIVRHGQSEWNLQNKFTGWVDVDLTEKGENEAANAGEKLADYSFDRAFSSVLKRANRTLDIILSKNGNGTIPVIKDQALNERMYGDLQGKDKNAMREEYGEEQVHIWRRSYDIAPPGGESLKDTKDRVIPYYEAEIEPLLKEGKDILVVAHGNSLRALVMHLENMSPEEILQKEIPTGTPYCYDLSDNLEVNSAEFMR; this is translated from the coding sequence ATGCCCCAATTAGTAATAGTGCGACACGGTCAATCGGAATGGAATTTGCAAAACAAGTTTACCGGATGGGTAGATGTGGATTTGACCGAAAAAGGAGAGAATGAGGCTGCCAATGCTGGTGAAAAACTGGCTGATTATTCCTTTGACAGAGCGTTTAGCTCAGTACTGAAAAGAGCGAACCGTACCCTGGATATCATTCTGAGTAAAAATGGTAACGGAACGATTCCTGTGATTAAAGACCAGGCGCTCAACGAAAGAATGTATGGTGACTTGCAAGGAAAAGACAAGAACGCTATGCGTGAAGAATACGGAGAGGAGCAAGTACACATTTGGAGACGAAGCTACGATATTGCCCCTCCTGGAGGAGAAAGCCTGAAAGACACCAAAGATCGGGTGATCCCTTATTACGAAGCTGAAATTGAACCTCTTCTCAAAGAAGGAAAGGATATCCTGGTAGTGGCTCATGGAAATAGCCTACGTGCTCTTGTTATGCACTTGGAAAACATGAGTCCTGAAGAGATTCTTCAAAAAGAAATTCCGACTGGAACACCTTATTGCTATGACTTAAGCGATAATCTTGAGGTGAATTCTGCGGAATTTATGAGATAA